A stretch of Salvelinus namaycush isolate Seneca chromosome 42, SaNama_1.0, whole genome shotgun sequence DNA encodes these proteins:
- the LOC120034668 gene encoding LON peptidase N-terminal domain and RING finger protein 1-like isoform X2, with amino-acid sequence MPIIYPTMSVQHPEGEDAVEERKGFFIEPEYDWNEEQDNVDNHILILQKADALASENRLKEAIYVYSMALRYGSVGPEQMCTLVDCILRNFKRKLGTDEAPSERTPHLIDNAVEEDVFDCPNCHRFLGEPVTMGCGHSYCKRCLQHQLLSKCKLCSEVGGRPTELKTNVILFGLLEKWFPEELKRSRAISEIEDLSRRKHFEEAVSLATDVIESDPGDEAVRWSRVKAYTGLLQYRLALEDAELCLSSTHSAEGFYWKAKVLQDMGQVDDSLQVFLHCLALDEDFTLAKREVENILCDLLSPAGENVKVGLRETAQSTSPHLRRKILVADAEARAQQHQAEAKHSALHQVQARTSSAHPSTDAQHEPGRSGSLERTSLSRAHSMRAHGPGLGSVDEGLKRVCSAPQLGDQEKGMLLKRKLTFSGGGPHVVYSHGSKHKKQGVACGASSQGASARAHRVVPRDLLDPNDLECSLCIRLFYEPVTTPCGHTFCKNCLERCLDHTPQCPLCKESLKEYLAARKYTVTSVLDRVIKQYLSKEQLERQKTHLEETQELADLMKKVPIFVCTMAYPTVPCPLHVFEPRYRLMIRRCMETGTRQFGMCINDAQKGFVDYGCMLIIRSVHFLPDGRSVVDTIGGKRFRVLTRGMKDGYCIADIKYLEDTRVSDSEELTQLQQLHDAVYEQARTWFQNLKNRFSNQILQHFGAMPEREPDIQATPNGPACCWWLLAVLPIDPRYQLSVLSMTTLRERLVKIQHILSYLQSIPNE; translated from the exons ATGCCGATCATCTATCCTACAATGTCGGTCCAACACCCCGAAGGAGAGGACGCCGTCGAAGAAAGAAAAGGATTCTTCATTGAACCAGAATACGACTGGAACGAGGAGCAGGACAATGTAGACAACCACATACTTATTTTACAAAAAGCCGACGCACTGGCATCAGAAAACCGTCTCAAAGAAGCCATCTATGTTTACTCGATGGCCTTGAGATATGGTTCTGTAGGGCCGGAGCAGATGTGCACTTTAGTGGATTGTATTCTGCGCAACTTTAAGAGAAAGCTGGGAACGGATGAGGCGCCTTCGGAACGAACGCCACATCTTATTGATAACGCCGTGGAGGAGGACGTTTTTGACTGCCCGAATTGTCATAGATTTCTAGGCGAGCCCGTGACTATGGGCTGTGGACATTCGTACTGTAAAAGATGTTTACAACACCAGCTGCTCTCCAAATGCAAGCTGTGTAGCGAGGTAGGAGGCAGGCCGACGGAGCTTAAAACGAATGTGATTCTATTCGGACTTTTGGAAAAGTGGTTTCCCGAGGAGCTGAAAAGGTCTAGAGCTATTAGTGAAATTGAAGACCTGTCTAGAAGGAAACATTTCGAGGAGGCCGTATCACTAGCGACAGATGTGATTGAATCTG ATCCTGGGGATGAGGCGGTGCGGTGGTCACGGGTCAAGGCCTACACCGGGCTCCTGCAGTACCGATTGGCCCTGGAGGACGCTGAACTCTGTCTTAGCTCCACCCACTCTGCAGAG ggttTCTACTGGAAGGCCAAGGTGCTCCAGGACATGGGCCAGGTTGACGACTCGTTGCAGGTTTTCCTCCACTGTCTGGCCCTGGACGAGGACTTCACCCTGGCCAAACGAGAGGTGGAAAAT ATACTGTGTGACCTGCTGTCTCCGGCCGGCGAGAACGTGAAGGTGGGCCTGAGGGAGACGGCGCAGAGCACATCGCCTCACCTGCGTCGTAAGATTTTGGTAGCGGATGCCGAGGCCAGAGCCCAACAGCATCAGGCCGAAGCCAAGCACTCTGCCCTGCACCAAGTCCAGGCTCGCACCTCCTCGGCACACCCTAGCACCGACGCACAGCACGAG CCAGGTCGCTCAGGGAGCCTGGAGCGTACGAGCCTCAGCCGCGCTCACTCGATGCGAGCCCACGGGCCGGGTCTGGGCAGCGTGGACGAGGGTCTTAAACGTGTCTGCTCCGCACCCCAGCTGGGGGACCAGGAGAAAGGCATGCTGCTGAAGCGGAAGCTGACGTTTTCCGGGGGTGGACCCCACGTCGTCTACAGCCACGGGAGCAAGCATAAGAAACAAGGAG TGGCCTGTGGTGCGTCGAGCCAGGGAGCCTCAGCCCGAGCTCACAGAGTCGTACCCAGAGACCTACTGGACCCCAACGACCTGGAGTGTTCCCTCTGCATTAGATTGTTCTACGAGCCAGTGACCACGCCGTGCGGTCACACCTTCTGTAAAAACTGTCTGGAGCGCTGTCTGGACCACACTCCCCAGTGTCCTCTCTGCAAGGAGAGCCTCAAAGAG tATCTGGCAGCCAGGAAGTACACAGTCACCAGTGTGCTGGACCGAGTGATAAAGCAGTACCTGTCTAAGGAGCAGTTGGAACGGCAGAAGACTCACCTGGAGGAGACCCAAGAGCTCGCAGA CCTGATGAAGAAGGTCCCCATCTTTGTGTGCACCATGGCCTACCCGACCGTGCCTTGTCCCCTGCACGTCTTCGAACCGCGATACCGTCTCATGATCCGCCGCTGCATGGAGACAGGCACGCGCCAGTTTGGGATGTGCATCAACGACGCTCAGAAAGG ATTTGTGGACTACGGCTGTATGCTGATCATCCGGAGTGTCCACTTCCTCCCAGACGGGCGTTCCGTGGTGGACACCATCGGAGGGAAGAGGTTCCGGGTGCTGACCCGCGGGATGAAGGACGGGTACTGCATCGCCGACATCAAGTACTTGGAGGATACCAGG gtgAGCGACAGCGAGGAGTTGACACAGCTGCAGCAGCTGCACGACGCCGTGTACGAGCAAGCGCGCACCTGGTTCCAGAACCTCAAGAACCGCTTCAGCAACCAGATCC
- the LOC120034668 gene encoding LON peptidase N-terminal domain and RING finger protein 1-like isoform X1, translated as MPIIYPTMSVQHPEGEDAVEERKGFFIEPEYDWNEEQDNVDNHILILQKADALASENRLKEAIYVYSMALRYGSVGPEQMCTLVDCILRNFKRKLGTDEAPSERTPHLIDNAVEEDVFDCPNCHRFLGEPVTMGCGHSYCKRCLQHQLLSKCKLCSEVGGRPTELKTNVILFGLLEKWFPEELKRSRAISEIEDLSRRKHFEEAVSLATDVIESDPGDEAVRWSRVKAYTGLLQYRLALEDAELCLSSTHSAEGFYWKAKVLQDMGQVDDSLQVFLHCLALDEDFTLAKREVENILCDLLSPAGENVKVGLRETAQSTSPHLRRKILVADAEARAQQHQAEAKHSALHQVQARTSSAHPSTDAQHEKPGRSGSLERTSLSRAHSMRAHGPGLGSVDEGLKRVCSAPQLGDQEKGMLLKRKLTFSGGGPHVVYSHGSKHKKQGVACGASSQGASARAHRVVPRDLLDPNDLECSLCIRLFYEPVTTPCGHTFCKNCLERCLDHTPQCPLCKESLKEYLAARKYTVTSVLDRVIKQYLSKEQLERQKTHLEETQELADLMKKVPIFVCTMAYPTVPCPLHVFEPRYRLMIRRCMETGTRQFGMCINDAQKGFVDYGCMLIIRSVHFLPDGRSVVDTIGGKRFRVLTRGMKDGYCIADIKYLEDTRVSDSEELTQLQQLHDAVYEQARTWFQNLKNRFSNQILQHFGAMPEREPDIQATPNGPACCWWLLAVLPIDPRYQLSVLSMTTLRERLVKIQHILSYLQSIPNE; from the exons ATGCCGATCATCTATCCTACAATGTCGGTCCAACACCCCGAAGGAGAGGACGCCGTCGAAGAAAGAAAAGGATTCTTCATTGAACCAGAATACGACTGGAACGAGGAGCAGGACAATGTAGACAACCACATACTTATTTTACAAAAAGCCGACGCACTGGCATCAGAAAACCGTCTCAAAGAAGCCATCTATGTTTACTCGATGGCCTTGAGATATGGTTCTGTAGGGCCGGAGCAGATGTGCACTTTAGTGGATTGTATTCTGCGCAACTTTAAGAGAAAGCTGGGAACGGATGAGGCGCCTTCGGAACGAACGCCACATCTTATTGATAACGCCGTGGAGGAGGACGTTTTTGACTGCCCGAATTGTCATAGATTTCTAGGCGAGCCCGTGACTATGGGCTGTGGACATTCGTACTGTAAAAGATGTTTACAACACCAGCTGCTCTCCAAATGCAAGCTGTGTAGCGAGGTAGGAGGCAGGCCGACGGAGCTTAAAACGAATGTGATTCTATTCGGACTTTTGGAAAAGTGGTTTCCCGAGGAGCTGAAAAGGTCTAGAGCTATTAGTGAAATTGAAGACCTGTCTAGAAGGAAACATTTCGAGGAGGCCGTATCACTAGCGACAGATGTGATTGAATCTG ATCCTGGGGATGAGGCGGTGCGGTGGTCACGGGTCAAGGCCTACACCGGGCTCCTGCAGTACCGATTGGCCCTGGAGGACGCTGAACTCTGTCTTAGCTCCACCCACTCTGCAGAG ggttTCTACTGGAAGGCCAAGGTGCTCCAGGACATGGGCCAGGTTGACGACTCGTTGCAGGTTTTCCTCCACTGTCTGGCCCTGGACGAGGACTTCACCCTGGCCAAACGAGAGGTGGAAAAT ATACTGTGTGACCTGCTGTCTCCGGCCGGCGAGAACGTGAAGGTGGGCCTGAGGGAGACGGCGCAGAGCACATCGCCTCACCTGCGTCGTAAGATTTTGGTAGCGGATGCCGAGGCCAGAGCCCAACAGCATCAGGCCGAAGCCAAGCACTCTGCCCTGCACCAAGTCCAGGCTCGCACCTCCTCGGCACACCCTAGCACCGACGCACAGCACGAG AAGCCAGGTCGCTCAGGGAGCCTGGAGCGTACGAGCCTCAGCCGCGCTCACTCGATGCGAGCCCACGGGCCGGGTCTGGGCAGCGTGGACGAGGGTCTTAAACGTGTCTGCTCCGCACCCCAGCTGGGGGACCAGGAGAAAGGCATGCTGCTGAAGCGGAAGCTGACGTTTTCCGGGGGTGGACCCCACGTCGTCTACAGCCACGGGAGCAAGCATAAGAAACAAGGAG TGGCCTGTGGTGCGTCGAGCCAGGGAGCCTCAGCCCGAGCTCACAGAGTCGTACCCAGAGACCTACTGGACCCCAACGACCTGGAGTGTTCCCTCTGCATTAGATTGTTCTACGAGCCAGTGACCACGCCGTGCGGTCACACCTTCTGTAAAAACTGTCTGGAGCGCTGTCTGGACCACACTCCCCAGTGTCCTCTCTGCAAGGAGAGCCTCAAAGAG tATCTGGCAGCCAGGAAGTACACAGTCACCAGTGTGCTGGACCGAGTGATAAAGCAGTACCTGTCTAAGGAGCAGTTGGAACGGCAGAAGACTCACCTGGAGGAGACCCAAGAGCTCGCAGA CCTGATGAAGAAGGTCCCCATCTTTGTGTGCACCATGGCCTACCCGACCGTGCCTTGTCCCCTGCACGTCTTCGAACCGCGATACCGTCTCATGATCCGCCGCTGCATGGAGACAGGCACGCGCCAGTTTGGGATGTGCATCAACGACGCTCAGAAAGG ATTTGTGGACTACGGCTGTATGCTGATCATCCGGAGTGTCCACTTCCTCCCAGACGGGCGTTCCGTGGTGGACACCATCGGAGGGAAGAGGTTCCGGGTGCTGACCCGCGGGATGAAGGACGGGTACTGCATCGCCGACATCAAGTACTTGGAGGATACCAGG gtgAGCGACAGCGAGGAGTTGACACAGCTGCAGCAGCTGCACGACGCCGTGTACGAGCAAGCGCGCACCTGGTTCCAGAACCTCAAGAACCGCTTCAGCAACCAGATCC